The Sphaeramia orbicularis unplaced genomic scaffold, fSphaOr1.1, whole genome shotgun sequence sequence TAAAAGACGACACAAACTCACTATGAAGCAGAACATTTCAAAAAATTTCAGTTAGTGCTGGAATATTTACCATAAAACCATGCTGATGtttatacactatgtggacaaaagtattgggacacatcgtggctacagctgtaaatgtcctgttcatgaggatttgacataaaaacatcaatacttcCATAAAATTTAATCAATTGTGGAGGTTCACGTCCCTCATAGGCCAAGGCTTCATCatcaaataaaggcaaaatacCCTAAATGTATCTTTATAAATATTTATGTCATTCACTATTGCCATAAATTTCAAATCATTATTATATATAGATTTAAAGGCTAAAATTGAAGATAAAAACTGTATAAAAGACGACACAAACTTACTATAAAGTagaacatttcagacatttcagttATTACTGGAATATTTACCATAAAACCatgttgatgtttctaaactatatggacaaaagtattgggacacatcatgtctacagctgtaaatgtcctgttcatgaggatttgagataaaaacatcaatatttccttaaaatttaatgttagatttctcttcctcagtcagatgtgatgaaagtagatggttagatgtggtagaaaattattatttacagtcagagcaggaaaaatattttaggaatttagaggaagaacatttaaaatcatcgtcatggataaaaaaaaacaaaccaaacaaaatgtagagagaaatgaagtccaaccgtctctgagtcattttggaaacaaagataacaatttaacccaaactaaccaatgcagtgatatttttcccataatataaaactatattctgacattagtcattattattttgtatcccagacccctgttagaaaacaaacacctgagctcaacgtgtccacatacttttgtccatatggtggaTGTGACGTTCAGGTTCCAGTTCCTCATTCTTCTGCTGTTTTCATGTCGTTTAATTTTACTAATGACCCATAATGACCCGTGTGTGCTTTCCGTCAGGATGACCGGGGTTCCTGCGCCGACTCAGACGATACTCCGGCGGTCCTGGCGGTGAAGAAGATCCGCTCTACGTTCCCGGATCTGCTGGTGGCGTGCGACGTCTGTCTGTGTCCGTACACGTCTCACggacactgtggtcagtttccCTCCGTCAGACTCTGAACCGTTAACACTCAGAGTCTGAACTCTGCTGACGTTCACTGTTTTCTGTTCAGGGATCCTGAACGACGATGGGACCCTGAACAATGACTCCAGCTGTCTGCGACTGGCCGAGGTGGCGCTGGCCTACGCTCAGGCCGGTCAGTCTGGGTTCTGTCTGCAGGGTTTTACCAACAAAAACACTATGGACTGCATTTACACCACCACAGACATCCAGTAACTGTTATTAAACAGAGAATTGGaataatgtttacattcacactaatactctgatcagtatcagagtattagtgtgaatgtaaactgtATAATCTGATCAGTTTGAtcaaataacagcagtaatctgattataatataTGACctgtgaccccatgacaagaagatgcacattttgtttgtcatttttgttcagtttatgattattttgtccttttgagaatttttgttcaatttatggattattttgttcatttgttgatttttttgtccattttgttcgtTACTTTGTGAATTTTTGTTGAATTTATGAATTATGTTTTTCTtacgttgattattttgtccgttttgttattttgtgactttttgttcaatttatagattattttgttcttttgttgattattttgtctattttgttcGTTATTTTGggaatttttgttcaatttagaatttttattacctccaccaaggaggttatgtttttgccagggtttgtctgtttgtctgtccgttagtgtgcaacataagtcaaaaagttatggacagatttggatgaaattttcagggtttgttggaaatgggataaggaagaaatgattaaattttggtggtgatcgggggtgggggggcccacggggggggccactgatcagccttggcagaggtctgcgctctccgagtgcttctagtttttccttttgttgatgattttgtccattttgtttattttgtgaaatttttttcaatttatagattttgttcttttgttgattattttgtctgttttgttcgttattttgtgaatttttgttcaattcatagatcattttgttcttttgttgactatttagttaatttttttgttattttgtgaatttttgttcaatttatggattatttttgttttttggtgattattttgtccattttatttatttttgaatttttgttcaatttgtagattattttgttcttttgttgattattttgtccattttgttaattatttatatGGGTTTATATTTCACTCCATTTTCAGCCCTTACATTTACCTGAAATATGAGTTGAATATATGCTTTCTACTGTTTCTTCAGGCTGCCACATCATCGCTCCGTCAGATATGATGGATGGAAGAGTCCGAGCCATTAAACAAGCGCTCATATCCAATGGTTTAGGGAACAAGGTACAACACTGGAGCAGTAAATGGACAGCTCCTATTCACACTTCACTAAGGACGAAAAATCTCAGACTGTAAATTATTAttaacagtcagagcatgaaaatattttagaaatttagaacattgtaggacatttaaaatcatagtcatggatgaaaataaagtCAGTGTTGACAGAAAtgcagtccaaaccatctgtgctgttcttctgtgttCTTCAGGTTTCAGTTCTGAGCTACAGCGCTAAGTTCGCCTCCTGTTATTACGGACCGTTCAGGTCAGTAGGTTTGACACACCTGACAGAACTGAGATGAAAACCTATGTAATAAATATACATTATACTGcataataaatacacacaatactACATAAGAAATGTACATAATACTATATAATAAGGATACATAACACtgcataataaatacatattgtataataaatacacataatactgtataataaatacacacaatactACATAAGAAATCTACATAAtactatataataaatacacataatacTGTATAATAAACATTATACTATATAATAAGGATACATAACACTGCATAGTAAATACATATTgtataataaatacacaatacTGTATAATAATTACACATaatactatataataaacacgCATGATACTATCTAATGAATATGCATAATActgcataataaatacacagtactatataataatacatataatacTATATAATAAATGACACATAATACTATATAATGAATATTCATAATACTgcataataaatatacataatactctataataaatacatacactaTTTAATAAATACTCATAAtactatataataaatatacataattctgtataataaatatacataatactatataataaataaatatacataatactgcataataaataaatataatactatataataaatgcatataacactacataataaatacatataatgctatataatagatatacataatactacataaaaaatatgCGTAGTActacataataaatacacataatacaatataataaatacacataatactatataataaatacatatactaTATAATACGCATAATTCTACATAATAAATACACTTAATACTACATAATAAATACGTATAATACTGCATAATAAATACACAAtactatataataaatacatatactatgtaataaatacacaatactatataataaatacacataagtcTACATAATAAATACTAGATAAAACAGAGAATGAGCCTCTGTTTGTGCCTCGTCTCTTCTGTAAAGTGTTCAATctgaaccctttttttttttttttttttggtggttttcctGCAGAGATGCGGCTCTGTCCAAACCGGCGTTCGGGGACCGGCGCTGTTACCAACTTCCTCCCGGAGCCCGAGGCCTCGCCGTTCGCGCCGTGGTCAGATGGCGTTTGTTATTCTTTGGGTGTGTGTGCGGTTTCCTGTTGATGCGTTCACACGTTCTGACTGTTGTCGTGTTGTTCAGGAGCGAGATGTGAGGGAAGGAGCCGACATGCTGATGGTGAAACCCGGTCTGCCCTACCTGGACGTGGTCAGGGAAGTCAAAGACAAGGTGTGTAAGCAGGGCTCCTGCAGGCTCTGAAAGAGTCTGGAGTTTAcacatctgcatttaatacctttaaaaagccTTTAAAAGGTTTGTAATTTGATATGGAAGGTCTTAAGTTAAActgattgtgtttaaatgtgtccaacctgcaaagaaagtaacttgagtcgactcagttccacctgttccaaactaaaaatttattttgaaattaggaaccagttctTGTTGACTTTGCCTCCCCCAGTGAGAACTGATCCCAGAACAGTGGGAGTCAAGGAGCTGGAGTCAAGAAATAAatgttcctaaattctaggagtcacacattttttcCAGTATGGCCACAAAATAGGAATTAAATTCTGTCTTTACGAAGACCTGcattaagattagattagatatataagtaataataattatctatattataaaagggaagtggactgtgtgtgtctggggcatcacactaaatctgtacagagctgactgctgcagtttgtcagactTGTGTATGTTTGTTCAGTGAACAGACTGGTGAAAACGACAggttgatagaaccaatattttgggagatgttaGTAGTGATGGCAGATCGAGGCTTTGTTGGCGCTTCGACACTTTTATGAAACCTGGTTCATTGCTTGAGGCTCCAATGACACAGTGCTGGAGGAGGACATCTAGTGGtcattaaaatgaagtgcaaccgAGACATGTCGAAGGGTCAAACTTCTTTCCGTTCTGCAGCAGACCTGTTTAATTTAATGCACAACACATCCCAGTGGTTCATGGATTGTTTTGGATTTGACTGTCAATGCACATTCCTGTCTGACTACATTAGATGACTGTATGTTTGTAGTGGAcacaataataatagtactagTAATAATGACAAGAATTAGTGAAAACCATGATCCTGATTTGGAATATCTGTATGTAACCCTAAACAGACCTTCACTTGTTGTGGTATGGGACATTTAAATGTTGCTGCTACATTCATGAGATGTGCTCCACAAATGCAGACAAACCAATCAGGTGATTCGAAGCACTCAGCTGCTTCATGCGTCACTCAAGTGTGTTGAACATCACaagtcacatgaccaaaccacGCCTCAGCACTGTGCTTCAATACATCTGCTTTATGAGCTACGGCACATGCACCGGAGCTTCACATGTCAGCAGCCCATCACTGGATATTAGTAATGTTGGAATACGATGGCTAACCACGATGCTATGTCCAGAATCATAgactcatcattgaagtgggttacctagcaacagataaacaattggGCCACGTTACCATGGTGTtaaatttcctgtgcagaaacagacatgtcagctgagaggttgttcaactgaaaataccagtggaatttaccaagaaagtaacgAAAGGAAAGGACTGAACTGggtcagaggatctagaacaggGGTAGGCCACCTGTGGCAGGGGGGTCACATATGGTTCGTGGGtccttttccagtggctcagtGTGGCTATGTCAAAAAGCAAaaggaaataatttttttttttttgtttttacacattttattatAATTGTCGCAACCATGAAGTGATTATGacgttatgcagttgtaaaaatgtagactatactctgaatcgttttttttttttttttttaaatagtggtaGTAAAAGtagattactttttaattttaagacactgaaggtatttgtctgtattcttttttttttattattattattcaaatttttgggggtggccatggctcagttggtagagcgggtcgtccaatgaccgaagggttggcggttcgaatcccgctctgtccatgtgctgttgtgtccttgggcaagacacttcaccctccttgcctccagtgccgctcacactggtgcatgaatgtgtgtgaatgttcggtggtggtgggaggggccgtaggcgcagattggcagccactcttctgtcagtctgctccaggacagctgtggatacagatgtagtttagcaccaccagagggagggtgtgagagtg is a genomic window containing:
- the LOC115416307 gene encoding delta-aminolevulinic acid dehydratase-like; translated protein: MQTPAESILHSGYFHPTLRQWQTCATDLRPDNLIYPIFITDDADAVEPIHSLPGQARHGVNKLEEMLTPLVANGLKCVLIFGVPTKIEKDDRGSCADSDDTPAVLAVKKIRSTFPDLLVACDVCLCPYTSHGHCGILNDDGTLNNDSSCLRLAEVALAYAQAGCHIIAPSDMMDGRVRAIKQALISNGLGNKVSVLSYSAKFASCYYGPFRDAALSKPAFGDRRCYQLPPGARGLAVRAVERDVREGADMLMVKPGLPYLDVVREVKDKFPSHPLAVYNVSGEYAMMWHGAQAKAFDLRAAVMEAMTAFRRAGADIIITYYVPNLLQWLKE